One window from the genome of Bufo bufo chromosome 4, aBufBuf1.1, whole genome shotgun sequence encodes:
- the LOC120999044 gene encoding uncharacterized protein LOC120999044: protein MASETLSFEQDEITHMLSQVNISSDFLQTSPSELKSRDLERESRRLLNYELHCVTLAEYLKVQRIPRGLRIRTRPTFFKDDAEFCNKFERILNKCSFDLIALTLSYLQEAITKTKGEIKTIEEQLTAVLPADEFQQLHTKIESSLQNHKKEVESTKRNKFLRDTEDYRLNRVYKWPDPTNSTNSRYRYRSQSRDSSHSGSEGDPHSQQDNYTQHSFRGRRRNQGRTATTTRRPPNMTTRSQAI from the exons ATGGCAAGTGAAACTCTTTCCTTTGAACAGGACGAGATTACACATATGCTATCACAAGTCAACATCTCAAGTGATTTTCTACAAACATCACCTTCAGAATTGAAGTCCAGGGACCTCGAGAGGGAATCCCGGAGACTACTGAACTACGAACTTCACTGCGTTACATTAGCGGAATACCTTAAAGTACAGAGAATCCCTCGCGGCCTGAGAATCCGCACGAGACCGACATTCTTTAAGGACGACGCCGAATTTTGTAACAAGTTCGAACGCATTTTAAATAAATGCTCCTTCGACCTTATTGCCTTAACTTTATCATACCTCCAAGAAGCAATCACCAAAACTAAAGGTGAAATCAAGACCATAGAGGAACAATTAACCGCGGTACTACCGGCAGATGAATTCCAGCAGCTACACACTAAGATTGAATCTTCTCTACAGAACCACAAGAAGGAAGTCGAGTCCACGAAACGTAACAAGTTTCTACGCGATACCGAGGATTACAGACTCAACAGGGTATATAAATGGCCCGACCCCACCAATTCCACCAACAGCCGCTACAGATACCGCTCCCAATCAAGGGACTCATCACACTCAGGCTCAGAAGGTGACCCCCACTCTCAACAGGACAACTATACTCAACATTCCTTCAGAGGCCGACGCAGAAACCAGGGAAGAACGGCAACAACAACACGGAGACCACCCAACATGACGACTAGATCTCAG GCTATATAA